Proteins co-encoded in one Candidatus Polarisedimenticolaceae bacterium genomic window:
- a CDS encoding MBL fold metallo-hydrolase — protein sequence MIVARTMHAGWLSNTYLVADKPGGHAVLIDTGGPPEPIFAKIAEHRLTVSHVLCTHHHADHVVHNADYKARFGCPVCGHAKERKLFDGLDVELADGDEIVTGDLHVRALHVPGHTVGQLAYLVNDERVFTGDTLFRGSVGGTRAPGHGTFDELRHSIMDVLMRLRREMPVHPGHTDPTTIGAEWEQNPFIRLWRGTDAKRETRCRALGEPATLLLRAPDYDGGTKCWVRFDEGDRLDVVAGSRVEDAER from the coding sequence GTGATCGTCGCGCGGACGATGCACGCCGGCTGGCTGTCGAACACCTACCTGGTCGCCGACAAGCCGGGCGGCCACGCCGTGCTCATCGACACCGGCGGACCTCCCGAGCCGATCTTCGCGAAGATCGCGGAGCACCGGTTGACCGTGAGCCACGTCTTGTGCACGCACCACCACGCCGACCACGTCGTCCACAACGCCGACTACAAGGCACGGTTCGGCTGCCCCGTCTGTGGACACGCCAAGGAGCGCAAGCTCTTCGATGGACTCGACGTCGAGCTCGCCGACGGCGATGAGATCGTGACGGGCGACCTGCACGTCCGCGCGCTCCACGTTCCAGGCCACACGGTGGGACAGCTCGCCTACCTCGTCAACGACGAGCGCGTGTTCACCGGCGACACGCTCTTCCGCGGCAGCGTCGGCGGGACACGCGCTCCCGGGCACGGCACCTTTGACGAGCTGCGGCATTCCATCATGGATGTTCTGATGCGGCTCCGGCGCGAGATGCCGGTCCACCCCGGCCACACCGATCCCACCACGATCGGCGCGGAATGGGAGCAGAACCCTTTCATTCGCCTCTGGCGAGGCACCGATGCGAAGCGCGAGACTCGCTGCCGGGCACTGGGCGAGCCCGCCACGCTCCTCTTAAGAGCGCCCGACTACGACGGCGGCACCAAGTGCTGGGTCCGTTTCGACGAGGGAGACCGACTCGACGTCGTCGCGGGGTCGAGGGTCGAGGACGCCGAGCGCTAG
- a CDS encoding choice-of-anchor J domain-containing protein: protein MIAVTAALAFQAKKPGGRFDALVIPDPSTVSGVATAPVDSLGTQDALRVRWNAFRAAHGREWQVWLDRRSGAPMLVEGQGMPMIAGAGNALPAGAPTSLDALEALMRQFASSNRALLMANDSELVLNRAASGKSGPSSWQVVFDRYVSGVPVLGDRYLFAINNGNLVQFGAPRWTKLTSAPVPDIDAAAARDRLQAYMGITPHDTVKLLEGGALQMLPVRVGEGAGAVPGPYTGTVGAGYQSRLIWRVALEIANEPGEWVGLVDARDGTIVAFFDVNEYAQVKGGVFPVSNDGNAPDGIEKPAYPMPFADITIGASTSFATDMGFFTCSPGGSTATTNLSGRYVNVVDTCGPISQSIACDADLDVGVSAGTDCTVPAGASAGDTHAARSSFYHINRIQEHGRAWLPNNVWLTQQLTDNVNLNQTCNAYWSPSAGTVNFFKSGGGCANTGEIAGVFLHEWGHGLDYNDGGGADNPSEAYADITALMSTHVSCVGRGFYSSPPTNCSGYGDACLNCTGIRDQDWDQHASHTPATPQGFLTNDCGGGGGPCGKEPHCESYVSAETMWDLATRDLPAAGMDLPSSWQLADKLWYKSRDGSGGNAYNCALPNSDGCASTSWFSKVRVQDDDDGNLANGTPHAAAIFAAFNRHNIACGNASDASNQSSSSCPSILAPALTTTAGSSSAGLSWTPVANAATYLVLRNDAGCDAGSTIVATVTAPTTTYTDSGLANGFAEYYHVQAIGANANCDGVLSNCSSATPQPFAGAVKLDASAYNCSGLVTVTVTDANIGSTTTTAKLTSNAEPLGETVTLTQVAGSANYVGTIQATSAPAGADGLLSVADGNTITATYIDADDGQGGHNLTRTATAGVDCAAPAITNVQSTNVTGNGARITWSTNESSNSTVHYGPTAPPGATAASASLVSAHTVDLTGLAECTSYVYSVQSADSVGNSATDDNGGTYYSFATVKNVQPTYPYTGPPVPIPDNNPVGATATIFVPDSKQIVDLNVTVGSLTHTYDGDIALHVIGPDNTDVLLSGNHGGSGDNYTNTVFDDSAATPVSSGASPFTGSFRPDQPLSVFNGKNAAGTWKFFVVDSAAQDVGNIVAVSLNFTFPAAACGPHAAYNAHTLVGDTCTSGGAPGNGLWEAGETVNFKVNLVNDGTTALTGVTATVVPLTSGVAMPDPTASYPSIALGANSDSNAPDFTAKLSTGLVCGSTIAFRIDVASDQGSWSSTFNQIVGQPVAPGSGTALNENFASGIPAAWTVVNGGKGGGAAATWTTTNPGARPIVTPMATPTPIIDSDAAGGGANQDEQLITPAMNLSTTATVSLVFDENFHWLTGGLDEIADVDVQSSRTSGWVNVLHQHGASSANPAHTAIDITAQAAGATNVQVRFHYWQAKSDGWWQVDNVQITYVTVAGCNQTVCPGGATSVKPVPDGTFGAAMHATRSAPDGTRIGVTWDVATCVSTGYHILYGDLASVASSTVSGSVCGVGTSGSYTWTAVPGGSLWFVVAADDGTATEGSWGTATSGERGGTSPSGQCGMSTRDDSGSCP from the coding sequence TTGATCGCCGTCACGGCGGCGCTCGCATTCCAGGCCAAGAAGCCGGGCGGTCGTTTCGACGCGCTCGTCATCCCCGACCCGAGCACCGTCTCCGGCGTCGCGACGGCGCCGGTCGACTCGCTCGGCACGCAGGACGCCCTGCGCGTGAGGTGGAACGCCTTCCGCGCGGCGCACGGCCGGGAGTGGCAGGTGTGGCTCGACCGGCGGTCCGGGGCGCCGATGCTCGTCGAAGGGCAAGGGATGCCGATGATCGCGGGTGCGGGCAATGCGCTGCCGGCCGGCGCCCCCACCAGCCTCGACGCGCTCGAGGCTCTCATGCGGCAGTTCGCATCGTCGAACCGCGCGCTGCTCATGGCGAACGACTCCGAGCTGGTGCTGAACCGGGCGGCGTCCGGGAAATCCGGGCCGAGCTCGTGGCAGGTCGTCTTCGACCGCTACGTGTCCGGCGTGCCCGTTCTCGGCGACCGCTACCTCTTCGCGATCAACAACGGCAACCTGGTGCAGTTCGGCGCTCCGCGCTGGACGAAGCTCACGAGCGCCCCGGTTCCCGACATCGATGCCGCGGCGGCGCGCGATCGCCTGCAGGCCTACATGGGGATCACGCCCCATGACACCGTCAAGTTACTCGAAGGCGGCGCACTCCAGATGCTCCCCGTCCGCGTCGGCGAAGGCGCCGGTGCGGTTCCCGGTCCGTACACCGGAACGGTCGGCGCCGGCTACCAGTCCCGCCTGATCTGGCGCGTCGCCCTCGAGATCGCGAACGAGCCGGGCGAGTGGGTCGGCCTCGTCGACGCACGCGACGGCACCATCGTCGCCTTCTTCGACGTCAACGAATACGCCCAGGTCAAGGGCGGCGTCTTCCCGGTGTCGAACGACGGCAACGCGCCGGACGGGATCGAGAAGCCGGCCTATCCGATGCCGTTCGCCGACATCACGATCGGCGCCTCGACCAGCTTCGCGACCGACATGGGGTTCTTCACCTGTTCACCGGGCGGATCGACCGCCACGACGAACCTCTCGGGCCGGTACGTGAACGTCGTCGACACCTGCGGCCCGATCTCGCAGTCGATCGCGTGCGATGCGGACCTGGACGTCGGCGTCAGCGCGGGCACCGACTGCACCGTGCCCGCCGGCGCGAGCGCGGGCGACACGCACGCGGCCCGCAGCTCGTTCTACCACATCAACCGCATCCAAGAGCACGGCCGCGCCTGGCTTCCGAACAACGTCTGGCTGACCCAGCAGCTCACCGACAACGTCAACCTGAACCAGACTTGCAACGCTTACTGGTCGCCGAGCGCGGGCACGGTGAACTTCTTCAAGTCGGGCGGCGGCTGCGCGAACACGGGCGAGATCGCCGGCGTGTTCCTCCACGAGTGGGGGCACGGCCTCGACTATAACGACGGCGGCGGCGCGGACAATCCGAGCGAGGCGTACGCCGACATCACCGCCCTCATGTCGACGCACGTCTCCTGCGTCGGGCGCGGGTTCTACTCCAGTCCGCCGACGAACTGCTCCGGCTACGGCGACGCCTGCCTCAACTGCACCGGCATCCGCGACCAGGACTGGGACCAGCACGCCAGCCACACACCGGCGACCCCGCAAGGATTTCTCACAAACGATTGCGGAGGCGGAGGCGGCCCCTGCGGCAAGGAGCCGCACTGCGAGAGCTACGTCAGCGCCGAGACGATGTGGGACCTCGCGACGCGCGATCTGCCCGCCGCCGGGATGGATCTCCCGTCGTCGTGGCAGCTCGCCGACAAGCTCTGGTACAAGTCGCGCGACGGCTCGGGGGGCAATGCGTACAACTGCGCCCTCCCCAATTCCGATGGGTGCGCCTCGACGAGCTGGTTCTCGAAAGTCCGCGTCCAGGATGACGACGACGGCAACCTCGCGAACGGCACGCCGCACGCCGCGGCGATCTTCGCGGCGTTCAACCGGCACAACATCGCGTGCGGCAACGCGAGCGACGCCTCGAACCAGAGCTCTTCGAGCTGCCCGTCGATCCTGGCGCCCGCGCTGACGACCACCGCAGGGTCGTCCTCGGCCGGCCTCTCGTGGACGCCGGTCGCGAACGCAGCGACCTATCTCGTTCTCCGCAACGACGCCGGCTGCGACGCCGGCTCGACGATCGTCGCGACCGTGACCGCCCCGACGACGACCTACACCGACTCCGGGCTCGCCAACGGATTCGCCGAGTACTACCACGTGCAGGCGATCGGAGCGAACGCCAACTGCGACGGCGTGCTGTCGAACTGCTCGAGCGCGACGCCGCAGCCGTTCGCCGGCGCGGTGAAGCTCGACGCCAGCGCGTACAACTGCTCGGGCCTCGTCACCGTCACGGTGACCGACGCCAACATCGGATCGACGACGACCACCGCCAAGCTCACGTCGAACGCCGAGCCCCTCGGCGAGACGGTCACGCTGACCCAGGTCGCCGGCTCGGCGAACTACGTCGGGACGATCCAGGCGACGAGCGCCCCCGCGGGGGCCGACGGCCTCCTCTCCGTCGCCGACGGGAACACGATCACCGCGACCTACATCGATGCCGACGACGGCCAGGGCGGGCACAACCTCACCCGGACGGCGACCGCCGGGGTCGATTGCGCCGCTCCCGCCATCACGAACGTCCAGTCGACGAACGTGACCGGGAACGGGGCGCGGATCACGTGGAGCACGAACGAGAGTTCGAACAGCACCGTCCATTACGGGCCGACCGCTCCCCCCGGAGCGACGGCGGCGAGCGCGAGCCTCGTGTCCGCCCACACCGTCGACCTCACCGGCCTCGCCGAGTGCACCTCGTACGTCTACTCCGTGCAATCGGCCGACAGCGTCGGAAACTCGGCGACCGACGACAACGGCGGCACGTATTACTCCTTCGCGACGGTGAAGAACGTCCAGCCGACCTATCCCTACACCGGACCGCCGGTTCCGATCCCCGACAACAACCCCGTCGGCGCGACGGCGACGATCTTCGTCCCCGACAGCAAGCAGATCGTCGACCTGAACGTGACGGTCGGGAGCCTGACGCACACGTACGACGGCGACATCGCGCTGCACGTCATCGGTCCCGACAACACCGACGTCCTCCTGTCCGGGAATCACGGCGGCTCCGGCGACAACTACACGAACACCGTCTTCGACGACTCCGCGGCGACGCCGGTCTCCTCGGGAGCGTCTCCGTTCACGGGATCGTTCCGGCCCGACCAGCCGCTGTCGGTCTTCAACGGCAAGAACGCCGCCGGCACGTGGAAGTTCTTCGTCGTCGACTCCGCGGCCCAGGACGTCGGCAACATCGTCGCGGTCTCGCTGAACTTCACCTTCCCGGCTGCGGCCTGCGGCCCGCATGCCGCGTACAACGCGCACACGCTCGTCGGCGACACCTGCACGAGCGGCGGCGCTCCGGGAAACGGCCTCTGGGAAGCCGGCGAGACGGTCAACTTCAAGGTCAACCTCGTGAACGACGGCACGACCGCCTTGACCGGCGTGACGGCGACGGTGGTTCCGCTGACCTCGGGCGTCGCGATGCCCGATCCGACGGCGAGCTACCCGTCGATCGCCCTCGGGGCGAACTCGGATTCGAACGCGCCCGACTTCACGGCGAAGCTGTCGACGGGTCTCGTGTGCGGCTCGACGATCGCGTTCCGGATCGACGTCGCCAGCGACCAGGGATCGTGGAGCAGCACGTTCAACCAGATCGTCGGCCAGCCGGTCGCACCCGGCAGCGGGACGGCGTTGAACGAGAACTTCGCGAGCGGCATTCCGGCCGCGTGGACGGTCGTCAACGGCGGGAAGGGCGGCGGCGCCGCCGCCACGTGGACGACCACAAATCCCGGCGCTCGCCCCATCGTGACTCCGATGGCGACGCCGACGCCGATCATCGACAGCGACGCCGCCGGCGGCGGCGCCAACCAGGACGAGCAGCTCATCACGCCGGCGATGAACCTCTCGACCACGGCCACCGTCAGCCTCGTCTTCGACGAGAACTTCCACTGGCTGACCGGCGGGCTCGACGAGATCGCCGACGTCGACGTCCAGTCGTCGAGGACGAGCGGGTGGGTCAACGTGCTCCACCAGCACGGCGCATCCAGCGCGAACCCCGCGCACACCGCGATCGACATCACCGCCCAGGCGGCGGGCGCGACGAACGTCCAGGTCCGTTTCCACTACTGGCAGGCGAAGAGCGACGGGTGGTGGCAGGTCGACAACGTCCAGATCACCTACGTCACCGTCGCCGGCTGCAACCAGACGGTGTGCCCGGGCGGAGCGACCTCGGTGAAGCCGGTCCCCGACGGCACGTTCGGTGCCGCGATGCACGCGACCCGGAGCGCTCCCGACGGCACGCGCATCGGCGTGACGTGGGACGTGGCGACGTGCGTGTCGACCGGCTATCACATCCTTTACGGCGACCTCGCGAGCGTCGCGTCCTCGACGGTATCCGGGTCGGTGTGCGGTGTCGGCACGTCCGGCTCGTATACCTGGACCGCGGTTCCCGGCGGCAGCCTCTGGTTCGTCGTCGCCGCCGACGACGGCACGGCGACCGAGGGGAGCTGGGGCACCGCGACATCGGGCGAGCGCGGCGGAACCTCGCCCTCGGGACAGTGCGGCATGAGCACGCGCGACGACTCGGGGAGCTGCCCCTGA
- a CDS encoding DUF6600 domain-containing protein — MKPRHAGLPLAILTLAATFAVLADEPDVQVARVSYTGGDVSYQRGDSDGWNALGVNTPIVTGDSVYTADDGRAEVYLGNGNVLRMDTGTQVDLVSNTRDLAQLGLRSGYLSLRARGGSENGGLEIDTPNGAATVEGPGIYRVEMTKDTARYSVVKGRLSVALAGQQLDVDAGETLTIEGSDQPKYSFGPIAPQSAFDSWAHDRDNRADRAASARYVHRDVVGAEDLDGNGTWRESSEYGRVWVPSGVSAGWAPYQAGSWTWQDPYGWTWVSSEPWGWAPYHYGRWVSIQGTWGWVPPPPAGAPCPAVVADLRPVYAPALVAFVGGRNWSVGVSIGGAPSIGWVPLAPAERYYYPWQPAPHVTNNYTYTNITVNNAVTVVNTTNFSGGPVRPIHVPPGQLKHAPPMGCVATEIVPTHDSITPFHQRDPHSRYVPQHDVDRPLIVRNAPPPRPVPFREKVVEIQKTGRPFDAHDRGQHNGWSDRGDKNDRMTTVSALAPQGRRSLTPREGAPAKAPKAIDRAAVPPRQTADPYANEHANQSAHTAPPYANEHAAQNARTEPTHGSRDHRPSDADRPEHAEVSAVPPSSDRNGHGSWKDDHHTAPPAQGNRAHAPASEPAVAMTPVGDSERHGQPAESMHDSHASASQSHAPAPEAPPSAQENHSAPQHNGAKQEPPKAKDQKGAEKDKNGKGKEKEKHDGQS, encoded by the coding sequence ATGAAGCCACGTCACGCCGGACTTCCGCTCGCCATTCTCACGCTCGCCGCCACGTTCGCCGTCCTCGCGGACGAGCCCGACGTTCAGGTCGCACGGGTCAGCTATACCGGCGGCGACGTCTCCTATCAGCGCGGAGACAGCGACGGCTGGAACGCGCTCGGCGTCAACACGCCGATCGTCACCGGCGATTCCGTCTACACCGCCGACGACGGGCGCGCCGAGGTGTATCTCGGAAACGGCAACGTCCTGCGCATGGATACCGGCACGCAGGTCGATCTCGTCAGCAACACGCGCGATCTCGCGCAGCTCGGGTTGCGCAGCGGCTATCTCAGCCTGCGCGCGCGCGGGGGGTCCGAGAACGGCGGCCTCGAGATCGATACGCCGAACGGCGCGGCGACGGTGGAGGGCCCCGGGATCTATCGCGTCGAGATGACGAAGGACACGGCGCGCTACTCCGTCGTGAAGGGACGCCTCTCGGTCGCGCTCGCCGGGCAGCAGCTCGACGTGGACGCGGGGGAGACCCTCACGATCGAGGGAAGCGACCAGCCGAAGTATTCGTTCGGTCCGATCGCCCCGCAGTCCGCGTTCGATTCGTGGGCGCACGATCGTGACAATCGCGCGGATCGGGCGGCGAGCGCCCGCTACGTCCACCGCGACGTCGTCGGCGCGGAAGATCTCGACGGCAACGGAACGTGGCGTGAATCGTCCGAGTACGGTCGGGTGTGGGTCCCGTCGGGCGTCTCCGCCGGGTGGGCGCCGTATCAAGCGGGAAGCTGGACGTGGCAGGACCCGTATGGCTGGACGTGGGTGTCGAGCGAGCCGTGGGGATGGGCGCCGTACCACTACGGCCGCTGGGTCTCGATCCAGGGCACGTGGGGCTGGGTGCCGCCGCCTCCGGCCGGCGCGCCCTGCCCGGCCGTCGTCGCCGATCTGCGCCCGGTCTACGCGCCGGCGCTCGTCGCCTTCGTCGGCGGCAGGAACTGGAGCGTCGGCGTCTCGATCGGCGGCGCCCCGTCGATTGGCTGGGTGCCGCTCGCTCCCGCGGAGCGCTACTACTACCCGTGGCAGCCCGCGCCGCACGTGACCAACAACTACACCTACACCAACATCACGGTGAACAACGCCGTGACGGTCGTCAATACGACGAACTTTTCGGGCGGCCCGGTCCGGCCGATCCACGTTCCTCCGGGGCAGCTCAAGCACGCGCCTCCGATGGGGTGCGTCGCGACCGAGATCGTCCCGACGCACGACAGCATCACCCCGTTCCATCAGCGCGACCCGCACTCGCGCTACGTCCCGCAGCACGACGTCGACCGGCCGCTCATCGTCCGAAACGCGCCGCCTCCCAGGCCCGTGCCGTTCCGCGAGAAGGTCGTCGAGATCCAGAAGACCGGCCGCCCGTTCGACGCGCACGACCGCGGGCAGCACAACGGCTGGAGCGACCGCGGCGACAAGAACGACCGCATGACGACGGTCTCGGCGCTCGCGCCCCAAGGCCGCCGCTCGCTGACGCCGCGGGAGGGCGCGCCCGCCAAGGCGCCCAAGGCCATCGACCGTGCGGCCGTGCCGCCGCGTCAGACGGCGGACCCTTACGCGAACGAGCACGCCAATCAGAGCGCGCACACCGCGCCGCCTTACGCGAACGAGCACGCCGCTCAGAACGCACGCACGGAGCCGACGCACGGATCGCGGGACCATCGTCCGAGCGACGCCGATCGTCCGGAGCACGCCGAGGTCTCCGCCGTACCGCCGTCGAGCGACCGCAACGGGCACGGCTCGTGGAAGGACGATCACCACACGGCGCCTCCCGCGCAAGGGAACCGCGCGCATGCGCCGGCGTCCGAGCCGGCGGTGGCGATGACGCCGGTGGGCGACTCCGAGCGCCACGGACAACCGGCGGAGTCGATGCACGACTCGCACGCCTCGGCGTCGCAGTCGCACGCGCCGGCCCCTGAAGCGCCGCCTTCCGCGCAAGAGAATCACTCTGCGCCGCAGCACAACGGTGCGAAGCAGGAACCGCCGAAGGCGAAGGACCAGAAGGGCGCAGAGAAGGACAAGAACGGGAAGGGCAAAGAGAAAGAGAAGCACGACGGGCAGTCGTGA
- a CDS encoding plastocyanin/azurin family copper-binding protein, whose translation MAVLLAFGALIAGALPAAAHSKTHQQVIVPGEDRFKPFSITIHVGDTVEWINADTDDHTVVSNDVFNTTGDKNVDMLVPGTDNNNGSPGTFKLKFTKTGVWNYYCRFHSMLDDEHQPTAPGPMGGIQDPTTGNYGTPMMGVVTVVPRDDPRGD comes from the coding sequence ATGGCGGTTCTCCTTGCGTTCGGAGCGCTGATCGCGGGCGCGCTTCCCGCGGCGGCTCACTCGAAGACGCACCAGCAGGTCATCGTACCCGGGGAGGACCGGTTCAAGCCGTTTTCGATCACAATCCATGTGGGCGACACCGTCGAGTGGATCAATGCCGACACCGACGATCACACCGTCGTCAGCAACGACGTGTTCAACACGACGGGCGACAAGAACGTGGACATGCTCGTCCCGGGGACCGACAACAATAACGGGAGCCCCGGCACGTTCAAGCTGAAGTTCACGAAAACGGGCGTGTGGAACTACTACTGCCGGTTCCACTCCATGCTGGACGACGAGCATCAACCGACCGCGCCCGGGCCGATGGGCGGGATCCAAGATCCGACGACGGGCAACTACGGGACGCCGATGATGGGTGTGGTCACCGTCGTGCCGCGTGACGATCCACGCGGTGATTGA
- a CDS encoding DUF1003 domain-containing protein, with amino-acid sequence METKAATDAIRFHRPHLHLSSPFGTGGFGRSAEAFARFFGTPTFLVGQTLIVATWIALNVLGYAHFDAYPFILLNLAFSLQAAYAAPLILLAQTRQADRDKAHAEADAEHREELARATAERQEIAARQADALRELLEANTRLTEQVQQLAARTDTLTRELHQKLVGSR; translated from the coding sequence ATGGAAACCAAGGCCGCAACGGACGCCATCCGCTTCCACCGTCCGCACTTGCATCTCAGCAGCCCGTTCGGCACCGGTGGGTTCGGGCGGAGCGCCGAGGCGTTCGCCCGCTTCTTTGGCACTCCGACGTTCCTGGTCGGGCAGACGTTGATCGTCGCGACATGGATCGCCTTGAACGTGCTGGGATACGCCCACTTCGACGCGTATCCGTTCATCCTGCTCAACCTTGCGTTCAGCCTTCAGGCGGCTTATGCCGCCCCTCTCATCCTGCTGGCGCAGACGCGTCAGGCCGACCGTGACAAGGCGCATGCCGAGGCCGATGCGGAGCACCGTGAAGAGTTGGCCCGCGCGACCGCCGAACGGCAGGAGATCGCGGCGCGACAAGCCGACGCGCTGCGCGAGCTGCTCGAGGCGAACACGCGACTGACCGAACAGGTGCAACAGCTGGCCGCTCGCACCGATACGCTGACACGCGAGCTCCACCAGAAGCTCGTCGGGTCGCGTTGA
- a CDS encoding DUF4337 domain-containing protein: MPEESEIEMEKLREAVHEELEHEGGRFLKTIALTTAMLAVVAAVAALESGSSVNEALFLRSDAGRLQAEASDKWAYYQAKGIKAAVQEASRTSWLSIGKEPPPEYAEKQRRYTEEQAELQREAQELEHRRDERIEASEHLLHRHHRFAASVVLLQIGIALGAVAALSRQKPVWWVSLIAGVIGTGVLAVTWLAH, translated from the coding sequence ATGCCCGAAGAATCCGAGATCGAGATGGAGAAGCTCCGCGAGGCCGTCCACGAGGAGCTCGAGCACGAGGGCGGGAGGTTCCTGAAGACGATCGCGCTCACGACGGCGATGCTCGCGGTCGTCGCGGCGGTCGCCGCGCTCGAGTCGGGATCGTCGGTCAACGAGGCGCTCTTCCTTCGGAGCGACGCGGGCCGCCTCCAGGCCGAGGCCTCCGACAAGTGGGCCTACTACCAGGCCAAGGGGATCAAGGCTGCCGTGCAGGAAGCCTCCCGCACGTCGTGGCTGTCGATCGGCAAGGAGCCGCCCCCGGAGTACGCCGAGAAGCAACGCCGCTATACCGAGGAGCAAGCCGAGCTGCAGCGCGAGGCGCAGGAGCTCGAGCACCGCCGCGACGAGCGCATCGAGGCGTCGGAGCATCTGCTTCACCGGCACCATCGCTTCGCCGCGTCGGTCGTCCTCCTCCAGATCGGGATCGCGCTCGGCGCGGTCGCGGCGCTCAGCCGTCAGAAGCCCGTCTGGTGGGTCTCGTTGATCGCCGGCGTCATCGGAACGGGTGTCCTCGCGGTGACGTGGCTCGCACACTGA
- a CDS encoding SUMF1/EgtB/PvdO family nonheme iron enzyme translates to MGHRRLVFWTFIVIAAFGRAAAQAPPEVTNLMWCSGSKACLQWDAAAGATNYKVYSGRISTMPGLLNVTNDSCLSLTPATPTTGPALTDTPPPCSLFWYLVDAVNASGEGTVGNATAGPRLLNSSGSCGTCASTGSACTDDDSCCSGRCFGGTCQDACCAAAGSSCGTGPDCCSGICTAGICATTPTCPYGQAACNGACATPSCSSQGVCAGQTIPVYCKDRTTLSCNYSAVPNVEVDGNGNLLPQEHRCDGLDGNCNGVVDLDGFSGLGQACGAGNGVCRTQGTVVCTSPTTAGCNATPNPAAAVDELCDGLDNDCDGVVDERTPPPGLICNNGGPHACVGYKDPMVAVTTPLTVYVYQYEASHPDATAGSTGASTARACSKPGVLPWSAVSETQAAAACAAIRDSANQPMRLCTAAEWQSACEGPTGPAASKWSESVTPATYVSGVCNDWNRAGCQVWPTGSNGSSPTNFCYTDWGAAGKLHDLSGNLGEWTSSTVTYNGTTYYRLRGGSYGSGNAGTTCETDVRWGLATFSSPDVGFRCCSDNAP, encoded by the coding sequence ATGGGACACCGGCGGCTGGTCTTCTGGACGTTCATCGTCATTGCGGCTTTCGGGCGCGCTGCAGCGCAGGCTCCGCCGGAGGTCACGAACCTCATGTGGTGCTCAGGCTCGAAGGCTTGCCTTCAGTGGGACGCCGCTGCGGGCGCGACGAACTACAAGGTCTACTCGGGCCGCATCTCGACGATGCCCGGCCTCCTCAACGTCACCAACGACTCGTGCCTTTCCTTGACCCCCGCGACGCCCACGACCGGCCCCGCCCTCACGGACACGCCCCCGCCCTGCTCCCTCTTCTGGTACCTCGTCGACGCCGTGAATGCGAGCGGCGAAGGGACCGTGGGAAACGCCACCGCGGGCCCCCGCCTCTTGAACTCGAGCGGAAGCTGCGGCACCTGTGCGTCGACCGGGTCCGCCTGCACCGACGACGACTCGTGCTGCAGCGGCCGCTGCTTCGGCGGCACTTGCCAGGACGCGTGCTGTGCCGCCGCCGGCTCCTCCTGCGGCACGGGCCCCGACTGCTGCAGCGGGATCTGCACCGCCGGCATCTGCGCAACGACCCCGACCTGCCCGTACGGCCAAGCGGCGTGCAACGGCGCCTGCGCGACGCCGAGCTGCTCCAGCCAGGGCGTATGCGCGGGCCAAACGATCCCCGTGTACTGCAAGGACCGGACGACGTTGTCGTGCAACTACTCGGCCGTCCCCAACGTCGAGGTCGACGGTAACGGCAACCTCCTGCCTCAGGAGCACCGCTGCGACGGCCTGGACGGCAACTGCAACGGGGTCGTCGACCTCGACGGATTCTCCGGCCTCGGACAAGCGTGCGGCGCCGGCAACGGCGTGTGCCGGACGCAAGGCACCGTCGTCTGCACCTCGCCTACGACGGCGGGCTGCAACGCGACGCCGAACCCCGCCGCGGCTGTCGACGAGCTCTGCGACGGCCTCGACAACGACTGCGACGGTGTGGTCGACGAGCGCACGCCTCCTCCAGGCCTCATCTGCAATAACGGCGGGCCGCATGCGTGTGTCGGTTACAAAGACCCGATGGTCGCCGTGACGACCCCTCTGACGGTCTATGTCTACCAGTACGAAGCCAGCCATCCCGATGCGACCGCGGGCAGTACGGGAGCGAGCACGGCGCGCGCCTGCTCGAAACCCGGCGTCCTGCCTTGGTCCGCCGTCAGCGAGACGCAAGCAGCGGCGGCCTGCGCCGCGATCCGGGACAGCGCCAATCAACCCATGCGCCTTTGCACCGCCGCCGAATGGCAGTCCGCGTGCGAGGGTCCGACAGGTCCCGCCGCTTCCAAGTGGTCCGAATCCGTGACGCCGGCGACCTATGTATCCGGGGTCTGCAACGACTGGAACCGTGCGGGCTGCCAGGTCTGGCCGACCGGATCCAACGGTAGCTCCCCCACCAACTTCTGTTACACGGACTGGGGCGCCGCCGGAAAGCTCCACGACCTCAGCGGCAACCTCGGAGAGTGGACCTCCTCGACGGTCACCTACAACGGCACCACCTATTACCGGCTGCGCGGCGGATCGTACGGCTCGGGAAACGCGGGCACGACGTGCGAGACCGACGTTCGATGGGGGCTGGCAACTTTCTCGAGCCCCGATGTCGGGTTCCGTTGCTGCTCGGACAACGCGCCATGA